From the Anabaena sphaerica FACHB-251 genome, one window contains:
- a CDS encoding DUF6439 family protein produces MSQTSQLNDVTTLELAQALMERLSISPDDWHRLKSNRNSRASEQVAAAMVFLLKNQPLEAQARLEQAVGWLDKSISAPPCPTHGKN; encoded by the coding sequence ATGTCTCAAACCAGTCAACTAAATGATGTTACTACCCTGGAACTTGCCCAAGCCCTGATGGAAAGACTAAGTATTTCTCCTGATGATTGGCATCGTCTCAAGTCTAACCGGAATTCTCGCGCTAGTGAACAGGTAGCGGCTGCTATGGTGTTTCTCCTCAAAAATCAGCCCCTAGAGGCACAAGCTAGGTTAGAACAGGCTGTAGGTTGGTTAGATAAGTCAATTTCCGCTCCTCCCTGTCCAACTCATGGTAAAAATTGA
- the asnS gene encoding asparagine--tRNA ligase — MIKHRIAEILKSGQPEETLVVQGWVRTKRELKGFAFLEVNDGSSLGNLQVVINQDLPDYEGILKQINTGASVEVSGVLVASQGKGQRIELKADIVKVYGDADPETYPLQKKRHSFEFLRTIAHLRGRTNSFGAVFRVRNACATAIHQFFQERGFLWVHTPILTASDCEGAGELFNVTSLNLKDVPRTENKEIDYTQDFFGKPTYLTVSGQLEAEIMAMAFSNVYTFGPTFRAENSNTSRHLAEFWMVEPEIAFCDLEGDMDLAEEFLKYIFKYVLETCPEDMEFFNERIDKTVLETADNIINNQFERLTYTDAVKLLEKADVKFDYPVSWGADLQSEHERYLAEQLFKKPVIVTDYPAQIKAFYMRLSDDEKTVRAMDILAPKIGEIIGGSQREERLDVLEKRVLAQGMKPEDLWWYLDLRRYGTVPHAGFGLGFERLVQFMTGMGNIRDVIPFPRTPQSAEF; from the coding sequence ATGATTAAACATCGAATTGCAGAAATATTAAAAAGTGGTCAACCTGAAGAAACCTTAGTAGTGCAAGGTTGGGTAAGAACAAAACGCGAATTAAAAGGATTTGCCTTTCTCGAAGTTAATGATGGCTCATCATTAGGTAACTTGCAAGTAGTTATTAATCAAGATTTACCAGATTACGAAGGAATATTAAAACAAATAAACACAGGTGCTTCCGTAGAAGTATCAGGAGTGTTAGTAGCTTCTCAAGGTAAAGGACAAAGAATAGAATTAAAAGCAGATATAGTAAAAGTATACGGTGATGCTGATCCCGAAACCTATCCTCTGCAAAAGAAACGTCATTCCTTTGAGTTTCTCCGAACTATTGCACATTTACGGGGTAGAACTAACTCATTTGGTGCAGTTTTCCGCGTTAGAAATGCTTGCGCGACTGCTATTCACCAATTTTTTCAAGAACGTGGTTTTTTGTGGGTACATACTCCCATTTTAACCGCGAGTGATTGTGAAGGTGCTGGGGAATTATTTAATGTTACCAGCTTGAATTTAAAAGATGTTCCCCGAACTGAAAACAAAGAAATTGATTATACTCAAGACTTCTTTGGTAAACCAACTTATCTAACAGTAAGTGGACAACTAGAAGCCGAAATAATGGCGATGGCGTTTAGTAACGTTTACACCTTTGGTCCTACATTCCGCGCCGAAAATTCTAACACTTCTCGTCACTTAGCAGAATTTTGGATGGTGGAACCAGAAATTGCTTTTTGTGACTTAGAAGGTGATATGGATTTAGCAGAAGAGTTTCTTAAATATATTTTTAAATATGTATTAGAAACTTGTCCTGAAGACATGGAATTTTTCAATGAACGTATTGATAAAACCGTCTTAGAAACCGCAGATAACATTATTAATAATCAATTTGAAAGATTGACTTATACAGATGCAGTCAAACTTTTAGAAAAAGCTGATGTTAAATTTGATTATCCTGTCAGTTGGGGTGCAGATTTGCAATCAGAACATGAACGTTATTTAGCCGAACAATTGTTTAAAAAGCCTGTAATCGTTACAGATTATCCTGCACAAATCAAAGCCTTTTATATGCGGTTGAGTGATGATGAAAAAACTGTCCGCGCAATGGATATTCTTGCACCAAAAATAGGCGAAATCATTGGTGGTTCCCAACGGGAAGAAAGACTTGATGTGTTAGAAAAACGGGTATTAGCACAGGGAATGAAACCAGAAGATTTGTGGTGGTATTTAGATTTACGTCGTTATGGTACAGTTCCCCATGCAGGTTTCGGTTTGGGGTTTGAAAGATTGGTGCAGTTTATGACAGGAATGGGAAATATTCGGGATGTAATTCCTTTCCCCCGCACACCACAAAGCGCCGAGTTTTAA
- a CDS encoding ATP-binding protein translates to MITISLRPLGRSWGTISFASTLYLCPILDLLLADVPTNLQAELRLGLQEALVNAAKHGNNLDPGKLVVVRFSLIDNQYWWIISDQGSGFTPTCDADCDPTDYLPPDESENGRGMTLLHQIFDQVQWNRKGTELRLCKQIEARRLLSLRR, encoded by the coding sequence GTGATTACCATTTCTCTTCGTCCACTTGGGCGTTCTTGGGGTACAATTAGTTTTGCCTCAACCCTTTATCTATGTCCAATATTAGATTTGCTATTGGCAGATGTTCCCACAAATTTACAAGCCGAACTGCGCTTAGGACTTCAAGAAGCCCTAGTAAACGCAGCTAAACATGGCAATAATCTTGATCCTGGCAAATTAGTAGTAGTGCGTTTTTCCTTAATAGATAATCAATATTGGTGGATCATCTCAGATCAAGGTAGTGGCTTTACACCCACTTGTGATGCTGATTGTGATCCCACCGACTATTTACCACCAGATGAATCAGAAAATGGCAGAGGTATGACTCTACTTCATCAAATTTTTGATCAAGTACAGTGGAACCGCAAAGGTACAGAATTAAGGCTTTGTAAGCAAATAGAAGCTCGACGTTTGTTATCTTTAAGACGATAA